A region from the Aegilops tauschii subsp. strangulata cultivar AL8/78 chromosome 5, Aet v6.0, whole genome shotgun sequence genome encodes:
- the LOC109774453 gene encoding uncharacterized protein isoform X1 translates to MTEHFETLLFLWFSVGNMLQIKRGTDDGLMENLRESSKKNRTCIGREETLDLSISGDLHRDSTLEEQIESDSGQSIWSELSEQVTSEFSTNVVCLALCPGHDVLFACSGIAVHCQVHFARFLTSASLVRAFNDLKREGHDGLKIQVQRKGYVARGSLGDYNFDQGIALVSIKLFTLGVNPVKLYHQLEFLPCSKVVSVACATTGKLMVTSGILTDDTSGSENGKELMFSTCKISKDWEGGALFDYDGNFVGMNLSSVEERTSFLPTSIIIKHLEQFVPNMEVKFTMSCRPVTLRRYEEIQPRPYMHYPRDIYGDLDSLGYPKQSTTTIREGLILVNTFEETFGEVYDSGKGVWSRLGKTISNHFHQVVVSLAAFIGETRIFACTGLFIDWNGCTTILTSASLIRDPNDGNKIAENLKIEVNIPNEGCKEGILQHCNLHYNVALVDVEKFRPLCSSKILEEQWDPRILEDPNVVAVGRCFKSGVLMATHGKRTDWSGMLDCRDLRYSSCTITKAGIGGPLFDFKGRFVGMNFYDKKIGTPFVFKDHICRLLAQFEGKSTVDEVGSDDKPIRWPVPKPCWRHPHDELDDLRPPGYGEKSDRFGFTYVRGVRVDYH, encoded by the exons ATGACAGAACATTTTGAGACTTTACTTTTTTTGTGGTTCAGTGTTGGGAATATGCTGCAAATTAAGAGGGGTACGGATGATGGTCTCATGGAAAATCTCAGAGAAAGCTCAAAAAAGAATAGAACTTGCATTGGTAGAGAAGAGACACTTGATTTGTCGATTTCAG GTGACTTACATCGGGATAGCACTTTGGAAGAACAAATTGAAAGCGATTCTGGTCAAAGCATCTGGAGTGAGCTCAGTGAACAAGTTACTTCAGAATTTTCTACAAATGTTGTCTGCCTTGCTTTGTGTCCTG GACATGATGTGTTATTTGCGTGCTCAGGCATAGCCGTGCACTGCCAGGTTCATTTTGCAAGGTTCCTGACTTCAGCAAGTTTGGTCAGAGCTTTCAATGATCTTAAAAGAGAAGGCCACGATGGCTTGAAG ATCCAAGTGCAGCGCAAAGGCTATGTTGCCAGAGGGTCATTGGGGGACTATAATTTCGATCAGGGAATTGCTCTTGTCAGCATAAAGCTTTTCACCCTTGGTGTTAATCCAGTGAAACTCTATCATCAGCTGGAATTTCTTCCTTGTAGTAAGGTAGTATCTGTAGCATGTGCAACCACTGGCAAATTAATGGTCACAAGTGGAATACTGACCGATGATACAAGTGGATCTGAAAATGGCAAAGAGCTTATGTTCTCAACTTGTAAAATCTCCAAG GATTGGGAAGGCGGAGCACTTTTTGATTATGATGGAAACTTTGTTGGCATGAACCTTTCTTCGGTTGAGGAAAGAACATCTTTTTTGCCAACTAGTATAATTATCAAACATTTGGAACAATTTGTGCCAAACATGGAAGTTAAG TTTACTATGTCCTGCAGGCCTGTAACACTACGGAGATATGAGGAAATACAACCCAGGCCCTATATGCACTATCCAAGAG ACATATATGGGGATCTAGACTCCTTGGGCTATCCAAAGCAATCAACAACTACTATCCGTG AGGGCTTGATTTTGGTTAATACTTTCGAAGAGACTTTTGGTGAAGTATACGATTCTGGTAAAGGTGTCTGGAGCCGACTCGGGAAAACAATTTCTAATCATTTCCATCAAGTTGTTGTCTCACTTGCTGCATTCATCG GAGAAACAAGGATTTTTGCATGCACAGGCTTATTTATTGATTGGAATGGATGCACCACCATTTTGACTTCAGCAAGTTTGATTCGGGATCCTAACGATGGAAACAAGATTGCTGAAAACTTGAAG ATTGAAGTCAATATTCCAAATGAAGGATGCAAAGAAGGGATATTACAACATTGTAATTTACACTACAATGTTGCTCTTGTTGATGTCGAGAAGTTCCGTCCTCTTTGTTCATCTAAAATTCTTGAAGAACAGTGGGACCCTAGAATTCTTGAAGATCCGAATGTAGTAGCTGTTGGGCGCTGCTTCAAATCAGGCGTGTTAATGGCTACACATGGAAAACGGACTGACTGGTCAGGCATGCTTGATTGCAGAGATCTTCGGTACTCCAGTTGTACAATCACTAAG GCTGGGATTGGAGGGCCCCTGTTTGACTTCAAGGGGAGATTTGTTGGCATGAACTTCTATGATAAGAAAATAGGGACCCCCTTCGTGTTTAAGGATCATATTTGTCGACTGCTGGCACAGTTTGAGGGAAAAAG CACCGTTGATGAAGTTGGCAGTGATGATAAACCAATTAG GTGGCCTGTGCCCAAGCCGTGTTGGCGCCACCCGCATGATGAGCTCGATGATTTGCGCCCACCTGGGTATGGGGAAAAATCTGATAGATTCGGATTTACATATGTGCGTGGAGTCAGAGTTGACTACCATTAG
- the LOC109774453 gene encoding uncharacterized protein isoform X2 has product MTEHFETLLFLWFSVGNMLQIKRGTDDGLMENLRESSKKNRTCIGREETLDLSISGDLHRDSTLEEQIESDSGQSIWSELSEQVTSEFSTNVVCLALCPGHDVLFACSGIAVHCQVHFARFLTSASLVRAFNDLKREGHDGLKIQVQRKGYVARGSLGDYNFDQGIALVSIKLFTLGVNPVKLYHQLEFLPCSKVVSVACATTGKLMVTSGILTDDTSGSENGKELMFSTCKISKDWEGGALFDYDGNFVGMNLSSVEERTSFLPTSIIIKHLEQFVPNMEVKVVRPVTLRRYEEIQPRPYMHYPRDIYGDLDSLGYPKQSTTTIREGLILVNTFEETFGEVYDSGKGVWSRLGKTISNHFHQVVVSLAAFIGETRIFACTGLFIDWNGCTTILTSASLIRDPNDGNKIAENLKIEVNIPNEGCKEGILQHCNLHYNVALVDVEKFRPLCSSKILEEQWDPRILEDPNVVAVGRCFKSGVLMATHGKRTDWSGMLDCRDLRYSSCTITKAGIGGPLFDFKGRFVGMNFYDKKIGTPFVFKDHICRLLAQFEGKSTVDEVGSDDKPIRWPVPKPCWRHPHDELDDLRPPGYGEKSDRFGFTYVRGVRVDYH; this is encoded by the exons ATGACAGAACATTTTGAGACTTTACTTTTTTTGTGGTTCAGTGTTGGGAATATGCTGCAAATTAAGAGGGGTACGGATGATGGTCTCATGGAAAATCTCAGAGAAAGCTCAAAAAAGAATAGAACTTGCATTGGTAGAGAAGAGACACTTGATTTGTCGATTTCAG GTGACTTACATCGGGATAGCACTTTGGAAGAACAAATTGAAAGCGATTCTGGTCAAAGCATCTGGAGTGAGCTCAGTGAACAAGTTACTTCAGAATTTTCTACAAATGTTGTCTGCCTTGCTTTGTGTCCTG GACATGATGTGTTATTTGCGTGCTCAGGCATAGCCGTGCACTGCCAGGTTCATTTTGCAAGGTTCCTGACTTCAGCAAGTTTGGTCAGAGCTTTCAATGATCTTAAAAGAGAAGGCCACGATGGCTTGAAG ATCCAAGTGCAGCGCAAAGGCTATGTTGCCAGAGGGTCATTGGGGGACTATAATTTCGATCAGGGAATTGCTCTTGTCAGCATAAAGCTTTTCACCCTTGGTGTTAATCCAGTGAAACTCTATCATCAGCTGGAATTTCTTCCTTGTAGTAAGGTAGTATCTGTAGCATGTGCAACCACTGGCAAATTAATGGTCACAAGTGGAATACTGACCGATGATACAAGTGGATCTGAAAATGGCAAAGAGCTTATGTTCTCAACTTGTAAAATCTCCAAG GATTGGGAAGGCGGAGCACTTTTTGATTATGATGGAAACTTTGTTGGCATGAACCTTTCTTCGGTTGAGGAAAGAACATCTTTTTTGCCAACTAGTATAATTATCAAACATTTGGAACAATTTGTGCCAAACATGGAAGTTAAGGTAGT CAGGCCTGTAACACTACGGAGATATGAGGAAATACAACCCAGGCCCTATATGCACTATCCAAGAG ACATATATGGGGATCTAGACTCCTTGGGCTATCCAAAGCAATCAACAACTACTATCCGTG AGGGCTTGATTTTGGTTAATACTTTCGAAGAGACTTTTGGTGAAGTATACGATTCTGGTAAAGGTGTCTGGAGCCGACTCGGGAAAACAATTTCTAATCATTTCCATCAAGTTGTTGTCTCACTTGCTGCATTCATCG GAGAAACAAGGATTTTTGCATGCACAGGCTTATTTATTGATTGGAATGGATGCACCACCATTTTGACTTCAGCAAGTTTGATTCGGGATCCTAACGATGGAAACAAGATTGCTGAAAACTTGAAG ATTGAAGTCAATATTCCAAATGAAGGATGCAAAGAAGGGATATTACAACATTGTAATTTACACTACAATGTTGCTCTTGTTGATGTCGAGAAGTTCCGTCCTCTTTGTTCATCTAAAATTCTTGAAGAACAGTGGGACCCTAGAATTCTTGAAGATCCGAATGTAGTAGCTGTTGGGCGCTGCTTCAAATCAGGCGTGTTAATGGCTACACATGGAAAACGGACTGACTGGTCAGGCATGCTTGATTGCAGAGATCTTCGGTACTCCAGTTGTACAATCACTAAG GCTGGGATTGGAGGGCCCCTGTTTGACTTCAAGGGGAGATTTGTTGGCATGAACTTCTATGATAAGAAAATAGGGACCCCCTTCGTGTTTAAGGATCATATTTGTCGACTGCTGGCACAGTTTGAGGGAAAAAG CACCGTTGATGAAGTTGGCAGTGATGATAAACCAATTAG GTGGCCTGTGCCCAAGCCGTGTTGGCGCCACCCGCATGATGAGCTCGATGATTTGCGCCCACCTGGGTATGGGGAAAAATCTGATAGATTCGGATTTACATATGTGCGTGGAGTCAGAGTTGACTACCATTAG
- the LOC109774453 gene encoding uncharacterized protein isoform X3, with product MLQIKRGTDDGLMENLRESSKKNRTCIGREETLDLSISGDLHRDSTLEEQIESDSGQSIWSELSEQVTSEFSTNVVCLALCPGHDVLFACSGIAVHCQVHFARFLTSASLVRAFNDLKREGHDGLKIQVQRKGYVARGSLGDYNFDQGIALVSIKLFTLGVNPVKLYHQLEFLPCSKVVSVACATTGKLMVTSGILTDDTSGSENGKELMFSTCKISKDWEGGALFDYDGNFVGMNLSSVEERTSFLPTSIIIKHLEQFVPNMEVKFTMSCRPVTLRRYEEIQPRPYMHYPRDIYGDLDSLGYPKQSTTTIREGLILVNTFEETFGEVYDSGKGVWSRLGKTISNHFHQVVVSLAAFIGETRIFACTGLFIDWNGCTTILTSASLIRDPNDGNKIAENLKIEVNIPNEGCKEGILQHCNLHYNVALVDVEKFRPLCSSKILEEQWDPRILEDPNVVAVGRCFKSGVLMATHGKRTDWSGMLDCRDLRYSSCTITKAGIGGPLFDFKGRFVGMNFYDKKIGTPFVFKDHICRLLAQFEGKSTVDEVGSDDKPIRWPVPKPCWRHPHDELDDLRPPGYGEKSDRFGFTYVRGVRVDYH from the exons ATGCTGCAAATTAAGAGGGGTACGGATGATGGTCTCATGGAAAATCTCAGAGAAAGCTCAAAAAAGAATAGAACTTGCATTGGTAGAGAAGAGACACTTGATTTGTCGATTTCAG GTGACTTACATCGGGATAGCACTTTGGAAGAACAAATTGAAAGCGATTCTGGTCAAAGCATCTGGAGTGAGCTCAGTGAACAAGTTACTTCAGAATTTTCTACAAATGTTGTCTGCCTTGCTTTGTGTCCTG GACATGATGTGTTATTTGCGTGCTCAGGCATAGCCGTGCACTGCCAGGTTCATTTTGCAAGGTTCCTGACTTCAGCAAGTTTGGTCAGAGCTTTCAATGATCTTAAAAGAGAAGGCCACGATGGCTTGAAG ATCCAAGTGCAGCGCAAAGGCTATGTTGCCAGAGGGTCATTGGGGGACTATAATTTCGATCAGGGAATTGCTCTTGTCAGCATAAAGCTTTTCACCCTTGGTGTTAATCCAGTGAAACTCTATCATCAGCTGGAATTTCTTCCTTGTAGTAAGGTAGTATCTGTAGCATGTGCAACCACTGGCAAATTAATGGTCACAAGTGGAATACTGACCGATGATACAAGTGGATCTGAAAATGGCAAAGAGCTTATGTTCTCAACTTGTAAAATCTCCAAG GATTGGGAAGGCGGAGCACTTTTTGATTATGATGGAAACTTTGTTGGCATGAACCTTTCTTCGGTTGAGGAAAGAACATCTTTTTTGCCAACTAGTATAATTATCAAACATTTGGAACAATTTGTGCCAAACATGGAAGTTAAG TTTACTATGTCCTGCAGGCCTGTAACACTACGGAGATATGAGGAAATACAACCCAGGCCCTATATGCACTATCCAAGAG ACATATATGGGGATCTAGACTCCTTGGGCTATCCAAAGCAATCAACAACTACTATCCGTG AGGGCTTGATTTTGGTTAATACTTTCGAAGAGACTTTTGGTGAAGTATACGATTCTGGTAAAGGTGTCTGGAGCCGACTCGGGAAAACAATTTCTAATCATTTCCATCAAGTTGTTGTCTCACTTGCTGCATTCATCG GAGAAACAAGGATTTTTGCATGCACAGGCTTATTTATTGATTGGAATGGATGCACCACCATTTTGACTTCAGCAAGTTTGATTCGGGATCCTAACGATGGAAACAAGATTGCTGAAAACTTGAAG ATTGAAGTCAATATTCCAAATGAAGGATGCAAAGAAGGGATATTACAACATTGTAATTTACACTACAATGTTGCTCTTGTTGATGTCGAGAAGTTCCGTCCTCTTTGTTCATCTAAAATTCTTGAAGAACAGTGGGACCCTAGAATTCTTGAAGATCCGAATGTAGTAGCTGTTGGGCGCTGCTTCAAATCAGGCGTGTTAATGGCTACACATGGAAAACGGACTGACTGGTCAGGCATGCTTGATTGCAGAGATCTTCGGTACTCCAGTTGTACAATCACTAAG GCTGGGATTGGAGGGCCCCTGTTTGACTTCAAGGGGAGATTTGTTGGCATGAACTTCTATGATAAGAAAATAGGGACCCCCTTCGTGTTTAAGGATCATATTTGTCGACTGCTGGCACAGTTTGAGGGAAAAAG CACCGTTGATGAAGTTGGCAGTGATGATAAACCAATTAG GTGGCCTGTGCCCAAGCCGTGTTGGCGCCACCCGCATGATGAGCTCGATGATTTGCGCCCACCTGGGTATGGGGAAAAATCTGATAGATTCGGATTTACATATGTGCGTGGAGTCAGAGTTGACTACCATTAG
- the LOC109774449 gene encoding uncharacterized protein, with protein sequence MGGWKGIAQVARDRPSGSAGARAQTFPKNQIPEKKRGKRQREKRAKAARPPAPPQPPPLVPPPPPRPARALPAPVGLDPASAPRDSAGGACPRVERQEEGSSSRAPCSAGARASTRPWQEELEPRTATSIRTRQEEGSSSRASWRAGAPRRNLRLLLRDAAEDDEAVAAYALKWLGFALYHPVLISTISGQLAQSILATLVRLIMTTKMKAICNLAVWCISVQQLEASVVEDGLTPLLNAIVYALDNPFGSLSTTFEAIQCIERAESKRAAAKRQRASGQLRRKEKRRSESGKGEKKT encoded by the exons ATGGGCGGATGGAAGGGGATCGCACAAGTCGCGCGCGACCGGCCGAGTGGTTCGGCCGGTGCCCGGGCCCAAACGTTTCCCAAAAATCAAATCCCCGAAAAAAAAAGGGGGAAGCGGCAGCGAGAGAAAAGAGCAAAAGCAGCCAGACCGCCCGCGCCCCCGCAACCGCCTCCTctcgtgccgccgccgccgcctcggccgGCCCGTGCTCTACCGGCGCCCGTCGGCCTCGATCCGGCCTCGGCACCTCGAGACTCGGCAGGAGGAGCTTGCCCTCGAGTAGAACGACAGGAGGAGGGGAGCAGCAGCCGCGCCCCGTGCTCCGCCGGTGCCCGGGCGTCGACCCGTCCTTGGCAGGAGGAGCTCGAGCCGAGGACCGCGACCTCGATCCGGACTCGGCAGGAGGAGGGAAGCAGTAGCCGCGCCAGCTGGCGGGCTGGCGCGCCTCGTCGCaacctccgcctcctcctccgcgaCGCCGCTGAAGATGACGAGGCCGTCGCCGCCTACGCCCTCAAGTGGCTCGGCTTCGCGCTCTACCACCCCGTACTCATCTCCACCATCTCAG GACAGTTGGCTCAATCGATATTGGCTACTTTGGTTCGGCTGATCATGACCACCAAGATGAAG GCTATTTGTAATCTTGCAGTCTGGTGCATTTCTGTTCAACAATTGGAGGCTTCGGTGGTAGAGGATGGATTAACTCCCTTGCTCAATGCTATTGTTTATGCCCTTGACAATCCATTTGGTTCTTTGTCTACAACATTTGAGGCTATTCAG TGCATCGAGCGGGCAGAGAGCAAGCGGGCAGCTGCGAAGAGGCAGAGAGCGAGCGGGCAGCTgcgaagaaaagaaaaaaggagaAGCGAGAGCGGGAAGGGAGAGAAAAAGACCTAG